Part of the Thermodesulfobacteriota bacterium genome, GCCCCTTCCGGGTCGAGCTCCATCCCCGTTTATCTCAATATAGGCAATCCCGGCGAGAGCGATGCGAAGCTCGTCAAGGTATCGAGCGTGATGGCGGATAAGGTAGCGCTCTACGCTCCGAAAGCCGGCGGCGGCAAAGGTGAGGTTGTAGAAGCGGATTCCCTTACCGTTCCGGCCGGCGGGAGCCTCGTGCTCAAACCCGGCGGACCATACATATTGCTCGAAGGTCTCAAAGCCTCCATTGCCGATATCGACGGTATAGAGCTCTTCCTCAAGTTCGAAAACGCAAGGAACGCTATCGTCACGGTTCCGACGAGAGACCTCGGTAAAGAGAAAACCCCCTTCGACAATTAGCCGCGCCCCGCGGCAGGCAACGAGAGCCGTTCTTTCCCGGCCCCGCCGCCGTTCGGATATGTGCTATAATTTGGAATAGCTAAACGCAGTTTCGGAGGAGATAGCCCATGACGCCGGTATATCCTGGTAATATCGACCCCTGGCCCGCCCTTCCGCTGGGCGAATGGAAGGACACCGCCGCCACTCTCCACATGTGGACCCAGATCGTCGGCAAGATCAGGCTCGAGCAAACGCCGTGGGTCAATCATTCCTGGCACGTCACCCTCTACGTCACGTCCCGCGGCCTCACGACCTCTCCCGTTCCCTACGGCCTCAAAACCTTCCAGATAGATTTCGACTTCATCGACCACAAGCTCGTCATCGAAACCAGCGACGGCAACGTCCGCCTACTCGACCTCCGCCCCCGTACGGTGGCCGAT contains:
- a CDS encoding copper chaperone PCu(A)C, whose translation is MRKYIFALALLFILTPLSYAQNKVYVSDMRIGEAPSGSSSIPVYLNIGNPGESDAKLVKVSSVMADKVALYAPKAGGGKGEVVEADSLTVPAGGSLVLKPGGPYILLEGLKASIADIDGIELFLKFENARNAIVTVPTRDLGKEKTPFDN